One segment of Anatilimnocola aggregata DNA contains the following:
- the istA gene encoding IS21 family transposase — protein MLRDMHNWTEIRRLVLTEKKSKRAVCREFSLHWQTLEKILQHPEPPGYRQRLPRERPKLDPFLPIIHEILEQDKTAPRKQRHTTKRIFDRLRAEHGYTGGITVVGEVVREWRTTTAEVFLPLSHQPGEAQFDFGEAEVVLQGMPTKVAYCVMSLPYSDAFFVQVFPRECTETFQAGHQRAFEFFGGVPRRISYDNSRIAVARFVGKRGDTPTREFLRLQSHYLFEHHFCLVRRPMEKGHTENLIGFARRNFLVPVPRTGSLEVLNAELERQCCEDLERQLRGQPANKATLLAEEQAALLPLPKSGFEARRVEPAQANSLSLVRFDGNDYSVPTQYAHQKVTAIGGLEEVRLVVNDKLVAQHPRDWSKEQVHYNPLHYLALLERKPGGLDFAKPLENWGLPDCFDLLRRRLEADGGAHGRREFIKTLRLLETISLAALTAAIERALEIDVLAVDAIRLLVQQGLEEPTRWFRLDNHPHLQSHSIPPPNLLSYRELTCALTTGGVL, from the coding sequence ATGCTGCGAGATATGCATAACTGGACCGAAATCCGTCGTCTTGTCCTGACCGAGAAGAAATCCAAACGAGCGGTTTGCAGGGAATTTTCCCTTCACTGGCAGACCCTCGAAAAGATCCTGCAGCACCCTGAGCCGCCCGGTTATCGACAACGTCTGCCCCGGGAGCGGCCCAAACTCGATCCGTTCCTGCCGATCATCCACGAGATCCTGGAGCAGGACAAAACGGCGCCCCGCAAGCAGCGCCACACCACTAAACGGATCTTCGACCGCCTGCGTGCCGAGCATGGCTACACCGGCGGGATCACGGTGGTCGGCGAGGTCGTGCGGGAGTGGCGAACGACCACGGCGGAGGTGTTCTTACCCTTGTCGCATCAACCGGGCGAAGCCCAGTTCGACTTCGGCGAAGCGGAGGTGGTGCTGCAAGGCATGCCGACGAAAGTCGCGTACTGCGTCATGTCGTTGCCGTACAGCGACGCGTTCTTCGTGCAGGTCTTTCCTCGCGAATGCACCGAGACGTTTCAAGCGGGCCATCAGCGGGCCTTTGAGTTCTTCGGCGGCGTGCCCCGCCGGATCAGCTACGACAACAGCCGGATTGCTGTGGCCCGGTTCGTGGGGAAACGGGGTGACACGCCGACGCGTGAGTTCCTACGGCTGCAGAGTCATTATCTGTTTGAGCATCACTTCTGCCTGGTGCGACGGCCGATGGAGAAGGGGCATACGGAGAACCTCATCGGTTTCGCGCGGCGGAACTTCCTGGTGCCGGTACCACGGACCGGCAGCCTGGAAGTGCTGAATGCCGAACTCGAGCGGCAGTGCTGTGAAGATCTGGAACGCCAGTTACGCGGACAACCGGCGAACAAAGCCACGTTGTTGGCAGAGGAGCAGGCTGCGTTGTTGCCGCTGCCGAAGTCGGGCTTTGAAGCGCGGCGAGTCGAACCGGCCCAGGCCAACTCTCTTTCCTTGGTTCGCTTCGACGGCAACGATTACTCGGTGCCGACGCAGTATGCTCATCAGAAAGTGACCGCAATTGGCGGCCTGGAGGAAGTTCGGCTGGTCGTTAACGACAAGTTGGTTGCCCAGCATCCACGCGACTGGTCGAAGGAGCAGGTCCATTACAACCCGCTGCATTACCTGGCACTCTTGGAGCGGAAGCCAGGGGGCTTGGACTTCGCGAAACCCCTGGAAAACTGGGGCTTGCCGGACTGTTTCGATCTCCTCCGGCGGCGTCTGGAAGCAGATGGCGGCGCACACGGCCGCCGGGAGTTCATCAAAACCTTGCGGCTGCTGGAGACTATCTCGCTGGCTGCATTAACTGCGGCGATTGAGCGGGCACTGGAGATCGACGTTCTGGCCGTCGATGCGATTCGGCTGCTCGTGCAGCAGGGACTGGAAGAGCCGACGCGGTGGTTTCGGCTGGACAATCATCCGCATCTGCAGTCGCACTCGATCCCTCCTCCCAATCTCCTGTCTTACCGTGAACTGACCTGCGCGCTGACGACGGGAGGTGTGTTATGA
- a CDS encoding M48 family metallopeptidase — protein sequence MPLPGCGEVPRKQYSRTQHFRRLALFGNRPPNQTAILQRIWRLIISGKLPPYTGVLRFLLALLVLTHYVLLCVLALRCVEQAWQVAVASDYSTWVSVFIAGGWLVLALLFSHRFFSAMASLLTAHHDATDELVEGTKLDPQRQAALFQHVADVARRIGAPVPHEIWISAEARCFAFEQRHFSLSTHRVLVLVLGLPHLLILRADELAVIVGHELTHFRQQDTTLAVFFFRFSQSLRNSLVRAGKSPISWLNPAIAIEWISYQTFTLLIAPVQRGQEIAADCRSAEVFGGDVARRTLLQEWFVANRFDALVEQRIEDSRIGRSSDTRTIYEQFSEEWKDVTVRAQQFLRDRLEHLERDYYWDSHPALKDRLLAVSAYPNFGADPSGPASDLVGSIPHLLESLGQNSPANEFDSAVPRRTIMLRSP from the coding sequence ATGCCCCTACCCGGATGCGGTGAAGTGCCACGAAAGCAATACTCGCGAACGCAGCACTTTCGTAGGCTGGCACTCTTTGGTAATCGCCCGCCAAATCAAACCGCGATTTTGCAACGCATCTGGCGTTTGATCATAAGTGGCAAGTTGCCGCCATACACGGGCGTGCTTCGGTTTTTGCTTGCGCTGCTTGTGTTGACCCATTATGTCTTGTTGTGCGTCCTCGCGCTCCGTTGCGTGGAACAGGCGTGGCAGGTTGCCGTGGCAAGCGATTATTCGACGTGGGTTTCCGTATTTATCGCCGGTGGGTGGCTTGTTTTGGCCCTGCTCTTTTCACATCGGTTTTTTTCGGCAATGGCGTCCCTACTTACCGCACATCACGATGCGACGGACGAACTTGTGGAGGGGACTAAGCTTGATCCACAGCGGCAGGCAGCGCTGTTTCAGCATGTCGCGGACGTCGCACGCCGGATTGGAGCACCAGTCCCGCACGAAATCTGGATCTCCGCAGAAGCTCGCTGCTTTGCGTTCGAGCAGCGGCACTTTAGTTTGTCGACTCATCGCGTTTTAGTTTTAGTGCTTGGCCTGCCCCATTTGCTCATTTTGCGCGCCGATGAACTTGCCGTAATCGTTGGGCATGAACTTACCCATTTTCGGCAACAAGACACAACTCTTGCCGTGTTTTTCTTTCGATTTTCGCAGTCACTTCGCAATTCGCTTGTACGTGCAGGCAAGAGCCCTATTTCCTGGCTTAACCCTGCAATCGCGATTGAATGGATTAGTTATCAAACGTTCACACTGCTGATCGCGCCGGTGCAACGGGGACAAGAAATTGCGGCCGACTGCCGTAGTGCGGAGGTCTTTGGAGGTGACGTTGCTCGACGGACGCTCCTTCAGGAGTGGTTCGTCGCCAATCGCTTCGACGCCTTAGTTGAGCAACGAATCGAAGATTCCCGCATTGGTAGGAGCAGCGACACCCGCACAATCTACGAACAGTTTAGTGAGGAATGGAAGGACGTTACCGTCCGCGCGCAACAATTCCTGAGAGATCGTTTAGAGCACCTTGAACGAGATTACTACTGGGATTCGCACCCTGCACTAAAAGATCGCCTTCTTGCAGTCTCCGCCTATCCTAACTTCGGTGCAGACCCCAGCGGCCCCGCCTCCGATCTAGTCGGCAGCATTCCCCATCTGCTCGAAAGCCTCGGCCAGAATTCACCCGCGAATGAATTCGATTCGGCGGTTCCACGTCGAACGATCATGCTACGAAGTCCGTAG
- a CDS encoding sulfatase-like hydrolase/transferase yields the protein MGSAARCTIRPSFTDALHTNDLEKELKSCDSKVDIQTQIGTPNIDKMATQGVRFEQYYAGSSVGVPGNCSLLTGLHTGHCAIRGDAPKVQKVEVFTVAEALWQANYTTGMIGRWALGDYTPEASPNSQGYDYSYGYLNNEHAKTAYPKFLYRNGQRVDIAANLGEHPNTLADFLFKDEAILFMQQNRRRPFFLHVGFVSPRAALTALPKDSPFKNRPWTEDQKCYADVVRRLDGYVGEILETIRRLELDRRTIVFFTSDNGPPDNEVTRFFSSAGGLRGGKGTLYEGGIRAPMIVWGRRFPAGIIVSTPTAAWDFFPTAMELAEAWQRPRNLDGVHLLRVLSGDSKSIHEAFYWELHDGGFSQCTRQNSWKGVDPSPRVGTQLYDLSQRQGQEDQDLSKLQADVVKQHSELKQRARTPNPLWQTPGE from the coding sequence ATCGGCTCCGCCGCGCGCTGCACTATTCGACCGTCGTTTACAGATGCGCTGCACACCAACGATCTCGAAAAGGAGCTGAAGAGTTGCGACTCGAAGGTCGACATCCAGACGCAAATCGGCACGCCGAACATCGACAAGATGGCGACTCAAGGGGTCCGATTTGAGCAATACTACGCCGGGTCCAGTGTGGGGGTTCCTGGCAACTGTTCGCTTTTGACGGGTTTGCACACCGGTCACTGTGCAATAAGGGGCGATGCACCAAAGGTCCAAAAGGTCGAAGTTTTTACCGTCGCTGAAGCTTTGTGGCAAGCGAACTACACGACAGGCATGATCGGCCGTTGGGCACTAGGAGACTATACTCCTGAAGCATCTCCTAATTCACAAGGCTACGATTATTCGTACGGCTACTTGAACAACGAACATGCCAAAACTGCTTATCCCAAGTTTCTTTATCGCAACGGACAGCGAGTGGACATTGCAGCAAATCTAGGAGAGCATCCCAATACGCTGGCGGATTTTCTCTTCAAGGACGAGGCAATTCTGTTTATGCAGCAAAATCGTCGTCGGCCGTTCTTTCTGCATGTGGGATTCGTGAGTCCCCGAGCAGCGCTTACGGCGCTTCCTAAAGATTCCCCTTTTAAGAACCGCCCCTGGACTGAAGACCAGAAATGCTACGCAGACGTCGTTCGTCGGTTGGATGGATACGTCGGCGAAATCCTTGAGACTATTCGGCGTCTCGAACTCGATCGCCGTACGATTGTCTTCTTTACTAGCGACAATGGTCCGCCGGACAATGAAGTAACTCGTTTCTTCAGCAGCGCCGGTGGACTTCGCGGTGGCAAGGGAACCCTGTACGAGGGTGGGATTCGTGCTCCCATGATCGTTTGGGGACGTAGATTTCCCGCCGGCATCATCGTTTCGACACCAACCGCGGCTTGGGATTTTTTCCCCACGGCAATGGAACTGGCCGAAGCTTGGCAGAGGCCCCGCAATTTGGATGGCGTGCATCTCTTGCGAGTCTTATCTGGAGATTCGAAGTCTATACACGAAGCCTTTTATTGGGAACTGCATGATGGCGGTTTTTCCCAATGTACGCGGCAAAATAGCTGGAAAGGTGTTGACCCCTCACCTCGAGTTGGTACCCAGCTTTACGACCTGAGCCAACGCCAAGGCCAGGAGGACCAGGATCTCTCCAAACTTCAAGCGGACGTTGTCAAACAACACTCTGAATTAAAACAACGTGCTCGTACACCCAATCCGCTATGGCAAACACCTGGTGAATGA
- the istB gene encoding IS21-like element helper ATPase IstB — MKSLETKSTVLLKHHLKALRLPSFLEGCEKTAQRCATENVDHLGFLLQLCELELLNREKRASERRLKSARFPNLKSPGDFDFAAQPSLNRVLVAELLRCEFVERRESVIFLGHPGTGKTHLAIALGIAACQRGKRVRFCRVTELITQLMEAREERTLLRMKSSLAKFDLLILDELGYVPASKLGAELLFEVISSAYERQSLIVTTNLPFEQWTEVLGSERLTGAVLDRLTHRCHILESTGESYRLQDARRRRKGSRPKPATSSLSPADETAES, encoded by the coding sequence ATGAAATCTCTCGAAACCAAAAGCACGGTGCTGCTCAAGCATCACTTGAAGGCCCTACGGTTGCCGTCGTTCCTGGAGGGCTGCGAGAAAACGGCCCAGCGGTGTGCGACGGAGAACGTCGATCATCTGGGCTTTCTGCTGCAACTGTGTGAGCTGGAGTTACTCAACCGTGAGAAGCGTGCCAGCGAGCGGCGGCTCAAGTCAGCGCGCTTTCCCAACCTGAAATCGCCTGGTGATTTCGACTTCGCCGCCCAGCCCTCGCTCAATCGCGTGCTGGTGGCAGAACTACTGCGGTGCGAGTTCGTGGAACGCCGCGAGTCGGTGATCTTTCTCGGGCATCCGGGCACGGGGAAGACGCACCTGGCCATCGCGCTTGGCATTGCCGCCTGTCAGCGGGGCAAACGGGTCCGCTTCTGCCGCGTGACGGAACTGATCACGCAACTTATGGAAGCCCGAGAAGAACGGACGCTGCTGCGGATGAAGTCGTCACTAGCCAAGTTCGATCTGCTGATCCTCGATGAGCTGGGTTACGTCCCCGCCAGTAAGCTGGGCGCGGAGTTGCTCTTCGAGGTCATCAGTAGCGCTTACGAACGCCAATCGTTGATCGTGACCACCAATCTGCCGTTCGAGCAATGGACCGAAGTCCTGGGCAGCGAGCGCCTGACCGGCGCCGTGCTCGATCGGCTGACACACCGCTGCCACATCCTCGAATCGACCGGCGAAAGTTATCGCTTGCAAGACGCGCGGCGCCGCCGCAAAGGATCGCGCCCGAAACCGGCGACCTCATCCTTGTCACCCGCCGATGAAACGGCAGAATCCTAG